A genomic stretch from Tenrec ecaudatus isolate mTenEca1 chromosome X, mTenEca1.hap1, whole genome shotgun sequence includes:
- the LOC142434227 gene encoding melanoma-associated antigen B16-like: protein MPVKKKSPRFTPEQPLPVATEGPDKTDLVLPELLEEGSSSSSAPAPSMGDKGTEKPSLKETAAAETSNVEMPSTSPSLHGECDVSSSTEDTEEDSSDEDSDGLTQLDIENLSVLPIREKASLLANYLLLKYRIKEPVTLEDMLNTVIKEYKDKFPEILQKARECLEMVFGLEVKEVDTINHCYIVCMTLGLTYDGLLREVEGMPKTGILIIVLGVIFLNNNSATKKQVWEVLNTMGIYAGQKHFICGNPEDFITGELVQQKYVEYRQLPNTHPPRYKFAWGPRAYAEINKLELLQFLLKAYENSPGSFPITFVVALNVEKERAQGLAVASFDDSATPLSLESCGATSGSCFPPQ from the coding sequence ATGCCTGTTAAGAAAAAGAGCCCTCGCTTCACTCCGGAGCAACCCCTCCCTGTGGCCACGGAAGGCCCGGACAAAACCGATCTAGTATTACCTGAGCTTTTGGAGGAaggctcttcttcctcctcagctccagctcccagcatgggAGACAAGGGCACAGAGAAGCCTTCTCTGAAGGAGACTGCCGCCGCGGAGACTTCTAATGTCGAGATGCCCAGTACTTCCCCGAGTCTTCACGGTGAGTGTGATGTGTCCTCTTCCACTGAAGACACCGAGGAGGACAGCTCTGATGAAGACAGTGACGGCCTGACCCAGCTAGATATTGAAAACCTGTCTGTATTGCCTATCAGAGAGAAAGCGTCTTTACTGGCGAATTATCTGCTGCTCAAGTATCGAATTAAAGAGCCAGTCACCCTAGAAGACATGCTGAATACTGTCATCAAAGAGTACAAAGATAAATTCCCTGAGATCCTGCAGAAAGCCAGGGAATGCCTGGAGATGGTGTTTGGCCTTGAAGTGAAGGAAGTTGACACCATCAACCACTGTTACATCGTCTGCATGACACTAGGCCTCACCTATGACGGCTTGCTGAGGGAAGTAGAAGGCATGCCAAAGACTGGCATCCTGATTATTGTCTTGGGTGTGATCTTCCTCAACAACAACAGTGCCACGAAAAAACAAGTCTGGGAGGTGCTGAATACGATGGGCATCTATGCTGGGCAGAAGCACTTCATCTGTGGGAATCCAGAGGATTTCATCACCGGAGAGTTGGTTCAGCAGAAATATGTGGAGTATCGGCAGCTGCCTAACACTCACCCTCCACGTTACAAGTTTGCGTGGGGTCCAAGAGCCTACGCTGAAATCAACAAGCTGGAGCTCCTCCAGTTTTTGTTAAAAGCTTATGAAAATAGCCCAGGTTCTTTCCCAATTACGTTTGTAGTGGCTCTGAATGTGGAGAAAGAGCGAGCCCAAGGTCTAGCTGTCGCCAGCTTTGATGATAGTGCTACCCCCCTGTCCTTGGAGAGTTGCGGTGCCACTTCCGGCAGCTGCTTCCCACCCCAGTGA